A DNA window from Centropristis striata isolate RG_2023a ecotype Rhode Island chromosome 10, C.striata_1.0, whole genome shotgun sequence contains the following coding sequences:
- the rprma gene encoding protein reprimo A has protein sequence MNNTGFNQTEGGLLNKTEEFLCCNFSSVVTDNGFVAAAPDERSLFIMRVVQIAVMCVLSLTVVFGIFFLGCNLLIKSEGMINFLVTDRRPSKEAEAVIVGAY, from the coding sequence atgaatAACACCGGGTTCAACCAAACGGAGGGAGGACTGCTCAACAAGACGGAGGAGTTTCTCTGCTGCAACTTTTCCTCGGTGGTGACTGATAACGGCTTTGTGGCGGCCGCTCCGGATGAGAGGAGCCTCTTCATCATGAGGGTGGTCCAGATAGCCGTCATGTGCGTTTTGTCCCTCACGGTGGTTTTTGGCATATTTTTCTTGGGCTGCAACCTTCTCATAAAGTCAGAGGGGATGATAAACTTTTTAGTAACGGACAGGAGACCGTCTAAAGAAGCAGAGGCGGTTATTGTTGGAGCCTACTGA